Proteins encoded in a region of the Podarcis muralis chromosome 6, rPodMur119.hap1.1, whole genome shotgun sequence genome:
- the MANSC1 gene encoding MANSC domain-containing protein 1, which produces MSIRIAWCSACLFAMAFYTLPKPSQNQVCSTEKMENITIDIKAAFSKGIRGEDPIHASSWEACVDVCCLGADSKKCNYVVFNTRSKGNYTNCYLFYYPTNETFLVRQVSGLVTYRMIKDAKVPMPTPPSVQLSHPTLNGKSVSALAAMFNPHSPTSPLHGSGPLQKPIPPKSVEVLNHLDDKHIDEMGGHSQHPQSRRANGSKSLGSSTVPELKSLLSPSTPNAIEPGIPTAQPTVKSPTITTGTQPGTIIPHMSPRKATTTRSTTAYHKNAPWATTNLRRSTTVPNPSTTAGSSAGSLSPLLMKISSASLHDVHLGNGQQGLKGDMLNGEPSKEHSLHFGDKSILTAALLLGVVFFLFVTVLVGRKMLESLQRRRYTKLDYLINGMYANM; this is translated from the exons ATGTCCATCCGGATTGCATGGTGCTCAGCTTGCCTCTTTGCCATGGCCTTTTATACCTTGCCAAAGCCATCCCAAAATCAAGTGTGTTCCACGGAGAAGATGGAGAACATCACTATTGACATCAAAGCAGCCTTTTCCAAAGGCATCCGGGGGGAAGATCCAATCCATGCTTCATCTTGGGAAGCCTGTGTTGATGTCTGCTGCTTGGGTGCAG acAGCAAGAAGTGCAACTATGTGGTCTTTAATACCAGGAGCAAAGGAAATTACACAAATTGCTACCTGTTCTATTATCCTACTAATGAAACCTTCCTGGTGAGACAAGTGTCAGGACTGGTGACCTACCGAATGATAAAAG aTGCAAAGGTTCCCATGCCAACTCCTCCTTCAGTTCAGCTCTCCCACCCAACTCTGAATGGGAAGTCTgtgtctgcactggctgctatGTTCAATCCTCACAGCCCAACAAGCCCTCTGCATGGGTCAGGTCCTTTGCAAAAGCCAATTCCCCCAAAGAGTGTGGAAGTATTGAACCACTTAGATGATAAACACATAGATGAGATGGGTGGACACTCCCAGCATCCACAAAGCAGAAGGGCAAATGGTTCAAAGAGCTTGGGTTCTTCAACAGTGCCTGAACTCAAGAGTTTGTTGTCCCCAAGTACTCCAAATGCTATTGAGCCTGGTATTCCCACTGCGCAGCCCACAGTTAAGTCACCTACTATTACCACTGGCACCCAGCCTGGTACTATAATTCCTCACATGTCTCCTAGAAAGGCAACAACCACTAGGTCTACTACAGCTTATCATAAGAATGCACCTTGGGCCACTACAAATCTAAGAAGAAGTACCACTGTTCCCAACCCATCTACCACTGCTGGATCTAGTGCTGGTAGCCTCAGCCCACTGCTTATGAagatttcttctgcttctttacaTGATGTCCATCTTGGCAATGGGCAACAAGGCTTGAAAGGTGATATGCTTAATGGAGAGCCCAGCAAGGAACATTCCCTTCACTTTGGTGACAAAAGCATACTTACAGCTGCCTTGCTTTTGGGGGTGGTCTTCTTTCTCTTCGTTACAGTGCTGGTAGGTAGAAAGATGCTTGAATCTCTTCAGAGAAGGCGTTACACTAAGCTAGACTACTTGATCAATGGCATGTATGCGAACATGTGA